A genome region from Cutaneotrichosporon cavernicola HIS019 DNA, chromosome: 5 includes the following:
- the ERD1 gene encoding uncharacterized protein (EXS family) produces the protein MEIDTSPGDLPIPLPEFSASFPLPFRVLFLIGLAILLWAVNLHVLSLLGLDVSWALDIRDGDDTVFDDAPHQPSHVPSQFLYGPVYKLFIGYTAWCVAGYTLFRAICGDDTDSMERWRGLVGVICVIPFVATLAPIRGLGYRERRALRHALVRCFNPPARDPIFFCDVILADILTSFAKVLGDLLVSANQIVFGGISHGRQVPHGATKWLVLGMVCLPYVIRFRQCMVEFYHSGWKSMRPFANACKYASAFPVIFLSAVQKNVVTEVAAAKGMSVAELSATGRWFGEHRLFRLWLLAVVVNSLFSFYWDVQKDWGLTLLQLDTWTPSRGEYAPTHARSLSQPQGLWARFTSGHQLSPLPTPGGYDSRSNSPTRQTTHWGLRPTLLLPDPAVYYLFTVLDFVLRLTWSLELSSHLHVISDIESGVFLLEALELVRRWMWVFIRVEWETVRMGEMTRFRAPGHVERTAVLWDDKDAQRED, from the exons ATGGAAATTGACACGTCGCCGGGTGACCTGCCCATCCCTCTCCCCGAGTTCAGCGCGTCGTTTCCCCTCCCATTCCGCGTCCTCTTCCTAATCGGCCTCGCCATTCTGCTCTGGGCAGTCAACCTCCACgtcctctctctccttgGGCTCGACGTCTCTTGGGCTCTCGACATCAGAGATGGCGACGATACAGTATTTGACGACGCGCCCCACCAACCCTCGCACGTTCCGAGTCAGTTCCTTTACGGCCCAGTCTACAAGCTGTTTATAGGCTACACGGCATGGTGTGTCGCCGGATACACATTGTTTAGGGCGATATGCGGCGACGACACGGACTCTATGGAACGGTGGCGTggtctcgtcggcgtcatctGCGTCATCCCGTTCGTGGCTACCCTCGCGCCCATTCGTGGATTGGGGTAtcgcgagcgacgagcgtTACGCCACGCGCTGGTGCGCTGCTTCAATCCGCCAGCGCGCGACCCGATCTTCTTCTGCGacgtcatcctcgccgaTATCCTCACGAGTTTTGCCAaggtcctcggcgacctgtTAGTCAGCGCCAACCAGATTGTCTTCGGCGGCATCTCGCATGGGAGGCAAGTCCCGCACGGCGCAACAAAAtggctcgtcctcggcatgGTGTG cctACCATACGTTATCCGGTTCCGACAGTGCATGGTCGAGTTCTACCACTCGGGGTGGAAGAGCATGCGCCCCTTCGCCAACGCGTGCAAGTACGCGTCGGCGTTTCccgtcatcttcctcaGTGCGGTGCAGAAGAACGTCGTCACAGAAGTCGCCGCCGCAAAGGGGATGAGTGTGGCTGAGCTGAGCGCCACCGGTCGCTGGTTTGGCGAGCACCGTCTCTTCCGCCTCTGGCTGCTAGCGGTGGTGGTAAACTCCTTGTTCTCGTTTTACTGGGACGTGCAGAAGGATTGGGGGTTGActctcctccagctcgacacCTGGACGCCTTCGCGCGGCGAATATGCGCCAACTCACGCCCGCTCCCTCTCTCAACCACAAGGGTTGTGGGCCCGCTTCACCTCCGGACACCAGCtgtcccccctccccacacCGGGCGGATACGACAGCCGCTCCAACAGCCCGACGCGCCAGACAACACACTGGGGCCTCCGGCcgacgctcctcctccccgatCCCGCGGTCTACTACCTTTTCACCGTGCTGGACTTTGTGCTCCGCTTGACTTGGAGCCTCGAGCTCTCGTCGCACCTGCACGTGATTTCGGATATCGAGAGCGGCGTCTTCCTCCTggaggcgcttgagctcgtgCGTCGCTGGATGTGGGTGTTCATCCGTGTCGAGTGGGAGACGGTGCGTATGGgcgagatgacgaggttCCGCGCGCCGGGACATGTCGAGCGCACAGCCGTGCTATgggacgacaaggacgcgcAGCGCGAAGATTAG
- a CDS encoding uncharacterized protein (Proteolipid membrane potential modulator) — protein sequence MVRGSDILIALIAIIFPPAAVAMMTGCSCDLMINIALTLLGYLPGHIHAFWILYKKMLAEEMYGATGYIYVGNGQYTSNDTRPPPPHHGGNYGSTGQRY from the exons ATGGTCCGCGGCTCTGACATTCTCATCGCGCtcatcgccatcatctTCCCACCCGCTGCGGTGGCCATGATGACCGGTTGCAGCTGCGATCTCATGATCAACATTGCGCTCACGCTCTTG GGATACCTTCCCGGACACATCCACGCCTTCTGGATCCTGTATAAGAAGATGCTAGCGGAGGAGATGTACGGCGCCACGGGGTACATCTACGTCGGGAACGGCCAGTACACGTCAAACGATACCCGTC CCCCTCCGCCACACCACGGGGGAAACTACGGTTCCACTGGACAGCGCTACTGA
- a CDS encoding uncharacterized protein (K homology RNA-binding domain) translates to MSEQPPADPPRERKSRWDAPAPGGDAVPAIAPPAAPAVSADQAQDAAAKAAEIAAKIAASLRAPGSTGQELVARAKKPEGDFVKDIEVNDLRNRYVLTRASTQKQIEDETGASIETKGLWVPDRTRMPPGEMPLYLHITAKTQIVLDAAVKEVMKLVDQELGPLIEERTLIARARARGEVLPPGVGQRPKWPEEKLFISLEPMRNFNVRAKVVGPGGMFVKHIQAETGARVQIKGRGSGFVENETGREGDDEMHISISAQTDDQIQRAKSLAEDLLMILRIEYEKARNGGGRNEYSEPYPPMGVQGAAAQHGGYGQQGQGYGQVAGGEPGAPAGSSEEQWQQYLAYYANMGYDVNDPQFQQWMREQQAQQGGAPPS, encoded by the exons ATGTCCGAGCAGCCCCCCGCCGACCCGCCACGCGAGCGCAAGTCGCGATGGGATGCCCCCGCAcccggcggcgacgccgtGCCCGCAATCGCACCGCCAGCAGCACCTGCCGTGTCTGCTGACCAGGCGCAAGAtgcggcggccaaggcggctGAGATTGCCGCCAAGATCGCGGCGTCGTTACGCGCACCCGGATCGACGGGtcaggagctcgtcgcgcgcgctaAGAAGCCCGAGGGCGATTTTGTCAAGGACATCGAGGTCAACGACCTCCGTAACCGTTACGTTTTGACCCGGGCGTCGACTCAGAAGCAG atcgaggacgagacaGGTGCATCCATCGAGACCAAGGGCCTGTGGGTGCCCGACCGCACGCGGATGCCGCCAGGAGAGATGCCGCTGTACCTCCACATTACGGCCAAGACTCAGATCGTCCTCGATGCggccgtcaaggaggtcatGAAGCTCGTGGACCAGGAGCTTGGCCCGCTGATTGAGGAGCGCACACTGAttgcgcgtgcgcgtgcgcgcggcgaggtgctCCCTCCCGGCGTTGGGCAACGGCCAAAGTGGCCGGAGGAGAAGCTCTTCATCAGCCTCGAGCCAATGCGTAACTTTAACGTGCGCGCCAAGGTTGTCGGCCCCGGCGGCATGTTCGTCAAGCACATACAGGCGGAGACCGGTGCACGTGTACAGATCAAGGGGCGTGGGTCTGGGTTCGTCGAGAACGAGACGGGCCGTGAGGGCGACGATGAGATGcacatctccatctccgcGCAAACAGACGACCAGATCCAACGTGCGAAgtcgctcgccgaggacctgCTCATGATCCTACGCATCGAGTACGAAAAGGCCCGCAACGGCGGCGGACGCAACGAATACAGCGAGCCGTACCCGCCCATGGGGGTACAGGGTGCGGCCGCCCAGCATGGAGGTTACGGGCAGCAGGGACAGGGCTATGGTCAGGTGGCTGGCGGCGAGCCTGGCGCACCTGCTGGCTCGAGCGAGGAGCAGTGGCAGCAGTACCTTGCGTACTACGCCAACATGGGTTACGACGTCAACGACCCGCAGT TCCAGCAATGGATGCGCgagcagcaggcgcagcAGGGTGGCGCACCTCCGTCCTAG
- a CDS encoding uncharacterized protein (Phenazine biosynthesis-like protein), giving the protein MPVRFFLANAFATHPHGGNQAAVVLLPPGDERAKDDTFCRTLGQDFDMPMTAIVTPKEEGVYAMRWWTGSGKESMLCGHATLATSFILFNRVDTSAKELYFDTVAGRLTATCVSRGQGGEVSISLPLGGPSAPSSRSDEFGALFASASAIDPSDIEQVATYMDEKSCIVRLKPSVPLADLKVNTRALYPTIGHYCIATQVKDGRINSRVFVEGMGIPEDPVTGSAHAALAEYYLLGHGSGMFGPDAKSVVLDAHQVSRRGGAMRVSLDNGRVKVVGKTWIWGEGEMAALE; this is encoded by the exons ATGCCAGTCcgcttcttcctcgccaacgcgtTCGCAACCCACCCCCACGGCGGGAACCAGGCagccgtcgtcctcctaCCCCCAGGCGATGAACGGGCCAAAGACGACACCTTCTGCCGCACCCTCGGACAGGACTTTGACATGCCCATGACGGCAATCGTCACGCCCAAAGAGGAGGGGGTGTATGCGATGCGCTGGTGGACGGGGTCAGGCAAG gaaTCGATGCTCTGTGGCCACGCAACCCTCGCGACCAGCTTCATCCTCTTCAATCGCGTCGACACGTCCGCAAAGGAACTGTACTTTGACACCGTCGCTGGTCGTCTCACAGCCACCTGCGTgagccgaggccaaggggGCGAGGTATCAatctcccttcccctcgGTGGTCCTTCAGCCCCTTCCTCTCGCAGCGATGAATTCGGGGCTCTCTTCGCCTCCGCTTCCGCCATTGACCCTAGCGACATCGAGCAAGTAGCGACATACATGGACGAGAAATCGTGCATCGTGCGCCTCAAGCCTAGCGTTCCCCTCGCGGACCTCAAAGTCAACACCCGCGCACTCTACCCCACGATCGGACACTACTGTATCGCGACACAGGTAAAGGACGGGAGGATCAACTCGCGCGTCTTCGTCGAGGGCATGGGCATCCCCGAGGACCCAGTT ACGGGCTCGGCacacgccgccctcgccgaaTACTATCTCCTGGGCCATGGATCGGGGATGTTTGGTCCCGATGCGAAGAGTGTTGTACTCGACGCGCACCAGGTTAGTCGCCGGGGTGGGGCGATGCGCGTCTCCCTTGACAACGGCCGGGTTAAGGTTGTGGGCAAGACTTGGATctggggggagggggagatggCTGCGTTGGAGTAA
- a CDS encoding uncharacterized protein (Nucleoporin complex subunit 54) has translation MAFSFAAAAQPQAQAQPTTSLFGANQAASTSTSSPFGGFGAAANTQPAASAPAGLGLFGGANNAAAGSSTSLFGQQAKPAGGLFGSGTAAPASTPTAGAGWFGSNAAPQSTGGGLFGSTGAQPQQQPGGLFGSGQPQQQQGGGLFGSATAQPQQQSGGLFGSTGNAQQSGGLFGQTAQKPAGAGLFGSTTAQPAAGGSLFGSATQPQQAAGGLFGASTAQPQQSSLFAPKPAGGLFGSTAQPQQPTGLFASTTQQPQQNMFASTSQPLAQSTAPPQGQDIESRIVTIKNAWDDNSPDCRFKYFFYNVVDPGTSQAYGRPISATDDSKWLRAMRDNPDPQNMVPVLATGWKDVKKRVEMQEQAASVHQQRIKELNQALANLSRQTSLSSSVRLQALQAQLAQLTQRLLALAAKSPSFAPVQSSAFRPEEGEMKHTLEEVKDALDGRTKPSRGVGLGTQRSATKGRMLGQVNELWGLVEEVRRQRRARGHDAQVWAGDEKLLTEIAIVLDQQQAALTKLSGLASDNVFDADVMREGLAAVEKK, from the exons atggccttctccttcg ctgctgctgcgcagCCACAGGCCCAGGCGCAGCCTACAACCTCTCTgtttggtg CCAACCAGGCTGCGTCGACCAGCACGTCATCGCCGTTTGGCGGATTTGGAGCGGCTGCGAACACGCAGCCTGCGGCGAGCGCTCCGGCGGGTTTGGGCTTGTTCGGTGGCGCAAACAATGCTGCTGCCGGAAGCAGCACGAGCCTCTTTGGGCAACAGGCGAAGCCTGCGGGCGGCCTGTTTGGTTCTGGGACGGCAGCTCCCGCATCGACACCCACCGCGGGGGCGGGGTGGTTCGGCTCTAACGCGGCCCCTCAGAGCACGGGCGGTGGGTTGTTTGGATCGACGGGGGCACAACCTCAACAACAGCCAGGCGGCCTGTTCGGATCGGGACAGCCccaacagcagcagggtGGTGGTCTCTTTGGATCAGCAACAGCGCAACCTCAGCAGCAGAGCGGTGGCCTGTTCGGGTCGACGGGGAACGCGCAGCAGTCAGGGGGGCTGTTTGGGCAGACTGCTCAGAAGCCCGCGGGGGCAGGGCTGTTTGGGTCAACCACAGCGCAGCCAGCAGCAGGAGGCAGCCTCTTCGGATCTGCcacgcagccgcagcaggCAGCAGGTGGTCTCTTCGGCGCGTCTACCGCACAGCCTCAGCAGAGCAGTTTGTTCGCACCCAAGCCAGCAGGCGGCCTATTCGGCTCAACCGCGCAGCCACAGCAGCCGACGGGCCTGTTCGCCTCTACGACCCAGCAGCCTCAACAGAACATGTttgcgtcgacgtcgcaGCCTCTCGCGCAGTCCACTGCCCCACCACAGGGGCAGGACATTGAGAGCCGGATCGTGACCATCAAGAACGCTTGGGACGACAACAGCCCCGACTGCCGCTTCAAGTACTTTTTCTACAACGTTGTCGACCCCGGCACGTCGCAGGCGTACGGACGGCCTATTTCTGCGACGGACGACTCGAAGTGGTTGAGAGCTATGCGTGACAACCCGGACCCACAAAA catgGTGCCGGTGCTAGCGACAGGGTGGAAGGACGTGAAGAAGCGTGTCGAGATGCAGGAGCAGGCGGCGAGCGTGCACCAGCAGCGGATCAAGGAGCTGAACCAGGCGCTGGCGAACCTCTCGCGCCAAACCTCGCTGTCTTCAAGCGTGCGCCTGCAGGCACTGCAGGCACAGCTCGCGCAGTTGACACAGCGTCtgttggcgctggcggcgaaGAGTCCTTCGTTTGCGCCTGTGCAGAGCTCGGCGTTCCGtcccgaggagggcgagatgaAGCATACCCTCGAGGAAGTCAAAGACGCGCTGGACGGGCGGACGAAGCCGTCGCGCGGGGTGGGACTGGGCACGCAGCGGTCGGCGACCAAGGGCCGCATGTTGGGCCAGGTTAATGAGCTTTGGGGTctcgtggaggaggtgcggcgccagcggcgcgcgcggggCCACGACGCGCAGGTGTGGGCGGGCGACGAAAAGCTCCTTACCGAGATTGCGATTGTGCTCgaccagcagcaggcggCGCTTACCAAGCTGAGCGGGCTGGCGAGCGACAACGTGTTTGATGCGGACGTTATGCGCGAGGGACTTGCGGCGGTCGAGAAGAAGTAG
- a CDS encoding uncharacterized protein (Pyroglutamyl peptidase): protein MSILITGFEPFGGDSENPSRLSARAAVALLKADGHDAHFLEVPCVFATAFPTVEAEAKRVGAEIVIAAGLAAGRRVISLESTAKNIIDARIPDNAGGQPRDVPVVPGGPKTLPTRLPIARAAEAIKAFEPADEPDFKPIPVAISDDAGEYVCNTLMYASLAGLPEDLSVGFVHVPLFRAVGLEEQAIALAIVAKEALATRIRTRLASSKCRGA, encoded by the coding sequence ATGTCCATCCTCATAACCGGTTTCGAGCCCTTCGGGGGCGACTCGGAGAACCCTTCGCGCCTTTcggctcgcgccgccgtagCGCTCCTCAAAGCCGATGGCCACGATGCCCACTTCCTCGAGGTACCCTGCGTCTTCGCGACAGCGTTCCCAACAGTAGAAGCCGAGGCCAAACGTGTTGGTGCCGAGATAGTCATCGCGGCGGGCCTAGCGGCGGGGCGCAGGGTCATCTCGCTCGAATCTACCGCCAAGAACATCATCGACGCTCGTATCCCTGACAATGCAGGCGGGCAGCCACGCGACGTCCCCGTCGTTCCCGGCGGACCCAAGACGCTCCCAACGCGCCTGCCAATCGCACGCGCTGCCGAGGCTATCAAAGCCTTTGAGCCGGCAGACGAGCCGGACTTCAAACCTATCCCCGTAGCGATCAGCGACGACGCAGGTGAGTACGTGTGCAACACGCTCATGTACGCTTCCCTTGCCGGCTTGCCTGAGGATCTGTCGGTGGGATTCGTCCACGTCCCCCTCTTCCGTGCAGTCGgactcgaggagcaggccatcgccctcgctATCGTGGCGAAGGAGGCACTTGCAACCCGAATCCGCACGCGCCTCGCCTCCAGCAAGTGCCGTGGAGCCTAG
- a CDS encoding uncharacterized protein (NAD dependent epimerase/dehydratase family) — translation MKVLVLGASGFIGLPVALAFARAGHIVYGTARDAKTARKLSIHEIIPFVTPATAGHGFSVWGKIAAEVDVIIDTIRSSESETPLAALRGVEEIASRGSAGTKVTYIFTGGAWSHSRGHGGLDKWSSEQLPPTSDLEVAAWQREVEQAVLSSARVNGVVIRPGTLYGRSGSLLEPFLLGPAYDAAKAGREFDAVGLPDTRLLMVHQDDLADLFLRVGERGPLLAGQALVACNSQSERWTDILDAVVRVSGAKGCRLRPPSDKVPAEVAWASTTLLRPTLAHSLTGWTPRKLSLVDGIDMYWPSFVAHYEGKKTIAPWDLPGVVPVGGADVRPPSHRPSLSAKGSGTGSPPRSSPLAG, via the exons ATGAAGGTCCTCGTACTCGGTGCTTCTG GCTTCATCGGCCTCCCTGTCGCGCTCGCATTCGCGCGCGCCGGACACATCGTCTACGGTActgcgcgcgacgccaagacTGCGCGCAAGCTCTCCATTCACGAGATCATTCCTTTCGTAACCCCTGCGACCGCCGGCCACGGCTTCAGCGTCTGGGGCAAgatcgccgccgaggtcgatgtCA TCATCGACACGATCCGATCTTCCGAGTCGGAGACCCCACTTGCGGCCCTCCGTGGCGTTGAGGAGATCGCCTCGCGCGGCTCGGCCGGCACGAAGGTGACCTATATCTTCACTGGCGGCGCGTGGTCGCACTCGCGCGGCCacggcggcctcgacaagTGGTCGAGCGAGCAGCTCCCGCCTACTAGCGACCTTGAGGTCGCTGCTTGGCAGCGCGAGGTTGAACAGGCTGTCTTGAGTTCGGCGCGCGTCAACGGTGTCGTTATTCGCCCCGGTACGCTGTACGGCCGCTCGGGGAGCTTGCTTGAGccgttcctcctcggtccCGCGTacgacgccgccaaggccggtCGCGAGTTCGATGCCGTCGGCCTCCCCGACACCCGTCTCCTCATGGTGCACCAGGACGACCTTGCGGACCTGTTCCTCCGTGTTGGTGAGCGCGgccccctcctcgcgggGCAGGCTCTCGTCGCGTGCAATTCCCAGAGCGAGCGCTGGAccgacatcctcgacgctgtcGTCCGTGTCTCCGGCGCTAAGGGATGCCGCCTCCGCCCGCCCTCTGACAAGGTCCccgccgaggtcgcgtgGGCTTCCACCAcgctcctccgcccaaCTCTCGCCCACTCGCTGACGGGGTGGACGCCGCGCAAGCTCAGCCTCGTGGACGGCATCGACATGTACTGGCCCTCGTTTGTCGCTCATTATGAGGGCAAGAAGACGATCGCGCCGTGGGACCTCCCCGGCGTCGTGCCcgttggcggcgcggacgtCCGGCCGCCCTCCCACCGCCCCAGCCTCTCGGCCAAAGGCTCGGGAACCGGGagccctcctcgctccaGCCCCCTCGCAGGCTAA
- the lysA gene encoding uncharacterized protein (Specifically catalyzes the decarboxylation of meso- diaminopimelate (meso-DAP) to L-lysine), which produces MTMTKHDPIHRREGALYVEGVSASSLAETHNTPLYVYSLAALTGAWNAWMAGASQRTNSCQVKVHVAVKANSNLGVLSIFARLGAGFDIVSGGELRRVLAAGGRACDVVFSGVGKSHSEMKEALAAGVKCFNVESVPELSRLNDAAKEMGMKAPIALRVNPDVDAHTHAYNTTGKKGNKFGIDYSDARAAYSAAAGMENLEIIGVDCHIGSGITDTAPFLAAVDRVLDLVEVLERDGIPIAHIDLGGGLGIDYGDGDAPPPTPEFVKTILDHVDRRGPRNVWFEPGRSLTAAAGVLLTKVEYLKPGPRDGKNFCIVDAAMNDLARPAVYGAFHRIEAVHDRGGKGEVYDVVGPVCESGDWLGRARQLDVEVGDLVAVRDTGAYSFVMSSNYNTRPRAAEVIIDGETVHVVRKRETVEQLLAMESVLP; this is translated from the coding sequence ATGACCATGACGAAGCACGACCCCATCCACCGCCGCGAAGGCGCGCTATacgtcgagggcgtctCTGCGTCCTCACTCGCTGAAACCCACAACACGCCACTATACGTCTACTCCCTCGCGGCTTTAACGGGAGCATGGAATGCTTGGATGGCCGGCGCTTCACAGCGAACCAATTCCTGTCAAGTCAAGGTCCACGTCGCAGTCAAGGCCAACTCGAACCTCGGCGTTCTCTCGATTTTTGCCCGCCTCGGAGCTGGGTTCGATATTGTTTCCGGGGGCGAGTTGaggcgcgtcctcgccgcagGCGGACGGGCATGTGATGTGGTCTTCTCCGGCGTTGGCAAGAGCCACTccgagatgaaggaggCCTTAGCTGCAGGTGTCAAGTGCTTCAACGTCGAGTCTGTTCCCGAACTCAGCCGGTTGAATGACGCCGCGAAAGAGATGGGGATGAAAGCACCAATTGCGCTTCGAGTTAAtcccgacgtcgacgcgcatACACACGCTTACAATACCACGGGCAAGAAGGGAAACAAGTTCGGTATCGACTATTCGGACGCGCGGGCGGCCTAttctgcggcggcggggatgGAAAACCTCGAGATTATTGGAGTGGACTGCCATATCGGCTCGGGGATTACCGATACCGCGCcgttcctcgccgccgtcgaccgGGTACTTGATCTCGTGGAGGTTCTGGAGAGGGACGGAATCCCAATCGCGCATATCGATCTTGGAGGCGGACTGGGCATTGATTACGGGGACGGAGACGCGCCGCCCCCAACCCCCGAATTTGTCAAGACGATTCTCGATCATGTCGACCGCCGCGGACCGCGGAACGTCTGGTTCGAGCCGGGGCGCAGTCTCACCGCTGCCGCCGGAGTGCTTCTTACCAAAGTCGAGTACCTGAAACCGGGACCGAGGGATGGGAAGAATTTCTgcatcgtcgacgcggcgaTGAACGACCTCGCTCGGCCGGCCGTCTATGGCGCGTTCCACCGTATCGAGGCCGTCCATGATCGCGGCGGAAAGGGAGAGGTATATGATGTCGTTGGGCCGGTTTGCGAGAGTGGCGACTGGCTgggacgcgcgcgacagttggatgtcgaggttggcgatTTGGTGGCTGTGCGCGATACGGGAGCGTACTCGTTCGTCATGTCGTCCAATTACAATACGCGGCCGCGGGCCGCTGAGGTTATCATCGACGGGGAGACGGTGCATGTCGTGCggaagagggagacggTCGAGCAGTTGCTGGCCATGGAGAGCGTTTTGCCATAG
- a CDS encoding uncharacterized protein (short chain dehydrogenase), translating to MTTEPPSFWDRSHVVWENAKHVGLPIINWLCGYKPRWTPAEMGSKAGQVILVTGANSGTGYATAQAYYNAGARVIMACRSEERANQAITEITSGAYRDINGTLQVPTTPPKTPGVLEFLALDLADLYSVEKAAKTLEKEKRLDVLFANAGIMAVPPAETKQGYALQFGTNVLGHQRLISRLLPLMQSTSNSTASPSRLIVSSSFAHLWAPKNGIDGGIAYDTLKGTGKLDKIKEYGESKWGGVALASAVWRATQLSCDEGALNQLWLANLDVDQARKLSGSYVACIQAPTLARSDLDNPVAWDKLWDWCEAEGRSHTMI from the exons ATGACAACCGAACCACCGAGCTTCTGGGACCGCTCACACGTAGTGTGGGAGAACGCGAAACATGTCGGCCTCCCAATCATAAACTGGCTGTGCGGCTACAAGCCGCGCTGGACGCCAGCCGAGATGGGCTCCAAGGCTGGCCAA GTGATCCTAGTAACGGGGGCGAATAGTGGTACGGGCTACGCAACCGCACAGGCATACTACAACGCCGGTGCGCGAGTCATCATGGCCTGTCGATCAGAGGAACGGGCAAACCAGGCCATTACGGAAATCACTTCAGGCGCGTATAGGGATATAAACGGAACTCTCCAAGTCCCAACTACTCCTCCCAAGACTCCGGGGGTACTCGAGTTCCTTGCCCTCGATTTAGCGGATCTGTACTCTGTGGAAAAGGCTGCCAAGACTctggagaaggagaaaCGCTTAGATGTCCTCTTCGCCAATGCTGGGATCATGGCAGTTCCCCCCGCCGAGACGAAACAGGGATACGCTCTCCAGTTCGGAACAAATGTCCTGGGACACCAGAGACTCATctctcgcctcctccctcttATGCAGTCTACCTCTAACTCGACCGCGTCTCCATCACGCCTCAtcgtctcgtcgtcattCGCGCATCTCTGGGCCCCCAAAAATGGGATCGACGGAGGTATTGCCTACGACACATTGAAGGGTACGGGAAAACTGGACAAGATCAAAGAATACGGCGAGAGTAAATGGGGTGGAGTCGCCCTTGCGAG TGCCGTATGGCGGGCGACGCAGCTGTCGTGCGATGAGGGGGCACTCAACCAGCTCTGGTTGGCGAATTTGGATGTCGACCAAGCCCGGAAACTCTCGGGCAGCTATGTCGCTTGTATCCAGGCGCCAACGTTGGCGCGGTCGGATCTGGACAATCCCGTGGCGTGGGACAAGTTGTGGGATTGGtgcgaggccgaggggcGGTCGCATACTATGATATAG
- a CDS encoding uncharacterized protein (Belongs to the mitochondrial carrier (TC 2.A.29) family), which produces MGKTKTRQPYPFWLGGVAGSMAACCTHPLDVMRVRMQTAAKKPSFVGSIKEVLAQNGARGLYTGLTASVFRQMTYSLTRLGVYDSIKNKISKNGAKQLGMGELTACASAAGALAGLAGNPADVVLVRMITDPTKPVAQQQHYRNAMHGLYRMVAAEGVASLFLGMTPNVVRSVIMNASQLVSYDKFKDMLAGFGMKEGVGLHFSASALAGTFATTVCAPADVVKSRVMSGSGMSVMQVLTDSFKREGPMFLFRGWLPAWIRLTPNTICTFVFLEQLRHVVDIVRERPLVEAAAVVAPLK; this is translated from the exons ATGGGCAAGACAAAGACAAGACAGCCATACCCCTTCTGGCTCGGAG GCGTCGCTGGATCTA TGGCGGCATGCTGCACCCATCCCCTGGACGTTATGCGAGTGCGAATGCAGACGGCCGCTAAGAAGCCGTCGTTCGTTGGGTCGATCAAGGAGGTCCTCGCACAGAATG gcgCACGAGGACTGTACACTGGCCTCACGGCGAGTGTGTTCCGGCAGATGACGTACAGCCTCACAAGGCTGGGAGTGTACGACAGCATCAAGAACAAGATTTCCAAGAATG gcgCAAAGCAACTTGGTATGGGCGAGCTCACAGCGTGTGCCAGTGCCGCCGGCGCTCTGGCTGGCCTGGCCGGAAACCCAGCCGACGTGGTTCTCGTGCGCATGATCACCGACCCCACAAAACCAGTcgcccagcagcagcactACCGCAACGCCATGCACGGCCTGTACCGCATGGTCGCAGCTGAGGGTGTCGCCTCCCTCTTCCTGGGCATGACGCCCAATGTCGTGCGCAGTGTTATCATGAACGCGTCCCAGCTCGTTAGCTACGACAAGTTCAAGGACATGCTCGCCGGCTTTGGGATGAAGGAGGGCGTTGGACTCCACTTTTCGGCTTCTGCTCTTGCCGGTACTTTCGCCACTACTGTCTGTGCgcccgccgacgtcgtcaagaGCCGCGTTATGAGCGGCTCGGGAATGAGTGTCATGCAGGTCCTCACCGATAGCTTTAAGCGCGAAGGGCCCATGTTCCTCTTCCGCGGGTGGTTGCCCGCTTGGATCCGCCTTACACCCAACACTATTTGCACGTTCGTGTTCCTCGAACAGCTTAGGCACGTCGTTGATAtcgtgcgcgagcggcCCCTCGTcgaagccgccgccgttgtTGCGCCGCTCAAGTAG